The Thermanaerovibrio acidaminovorans DSM 6589 genome contains a region encoding:
- the otsB gene encoding trehalose-phosphatase — translation MISTGASTVNIPSTIPPRGIPAWFWNQLRRSGGLSLFLDYDGTLAPLTAERDRAHPWPGIREALESLMNLGARLAIISGRRAHQIPTLLGLRPADIFGCHGAERLMPDGTRSSQEIPRWVEHLLNAAHREALELLPPEMVEMKAASVEVHLRSMPQDLRPLIPQLARSWEALVHRGLSFRHFNGGFELRAPGIHKGLAVERLLQETPNGHLVTLLGDDTTDEDAFETLGERGLSILVHPKGRRSIAQCHIKPPEELLDFLRQIHRELEGKMRKGVKMCAE, via the coding sequence TTGATCAGCACCGGAGCATCAACCGTCAATATCCCCTCCACCATCCCCCCAAGGGGCATACCCGCCTGGTTCTGGAACCAGCTTCGAAGATCCGGGGGGCTATCCCTGTTCCTGGACTACGACGGGACCCTGGCCCCCTTGACCGCCGAAAGAGACCGGGCCCATCCCTGGCCAGGGATCAGGGAGGCGTTGGAATCCCTCATGAACCTTGGGGCCCGGCTGGCGATCATATCCGGCAGGAGGGCCCACCAGATACCGACTCTCCTGGGGCTCCGCCCGGCGGACATATTCGGCTGCCACGGGGCGGAGCGTCTGATGCCAGACGGCACCCGGAGCAGCCAGGAGATCCCCCGGTGGGTAGAGCATCTCCTCAACGCCGCCCACCGGGAGGCGCTGGAGCTGCTGCCCCCCGAGATGGTGGAGATGAAGGCGGCTTCGGTGGAGGTCCACCTCAGGTCCATGCCCCAGGACCTGCGCCCCCTGATACCCCAGCTGGCCCGCTCCTGGGAGGCTCTGGTTCACCGGGGGCTGTCCTTCAGGCACTTCAACGGGGGCTTCGAGCTCAGGGCCCCGGGGATCCATAAGGGCCTGGCGGTGGAGCGGCTCCTCCAGGAAACCCCAAATGGACATCTGGTGACTCTACTGGGGGACGACACCACCGACGAGGACGCCTTCGAGACCCTGGGAGAACGGGGGCTATCCATCCTGGTCCACCCAAAGGGCAGACGATCGATTGCCCAATGCCACATAAAGCCCCCGGAGGAGCTGCTGGACTTCCTCCGGCAAATTCACCGGGAGCTGGAAGGGAAGATGCGGAAAGGAGTGAAGATGTGTGCCGAATAG
- a CDS encoding glycosyltransferase yields MSLSITDYEPVIGPGPLMHLRRLGEMLKDRSVVHLNSTRVGGGVAEILENFVPLMRELGIDARWEVITGTEDFFKATKLIHNSLQGAEQDLSPTMKEVFMETNRENAQRLAGLLEEADFVVIHDPQPAPLLSMIPQRRGKWIWRCHIDVSRPNRSVWNFIKGLVGRYHASVFSLVDFAQPLPHPQYIIPPGIDPLSYKNRDLSDQELNRVYEEFNLDPTRPIITQISRYDRFKDPVGVIRAYRMAKAYHENLQLVLAGGDATDDPEGALVLRETLEAAGDDPDIHVLSLPSDAHLTINALQRISHVILQKSTREGFGLTVSEGLWKRKPVIGGDTGGIRLQVIDYHTGFRVRSPEGAALRIRQLLQDPRMMRSMGEAGHSHVRDHFLITRQLRNLMTTLACLQMEETGVTA; encoded by the coding sequence ATGAGCCTCAGCATAACGGACTACGAGCCGGTGATAGGCCCCGGCCCCCTCATGCACCTCAGGAGGCTGGGGGAGATGCTGAAGGACAGGTCGGTGGTTCACTTGAACTCCACCCGGGTCGGGGGAGGGGTGGCGGAGATCCTGGAGAACTTCGTGCCCCTAATGCGCGAGCTCGGCATTGACGCCCGATGGGAGGTCATCACCGGCACCGAGGACTTCTTCAAGGCCACCAAGCTGATCCACAACTCCCTCCAGGGGGCGGAGCAGGACCTGTCGCCCACCATGAAGGAGGTCTTCATGGAGACCAACCGGGAGAACGCCCAGCGGCTCGCAGGCCTACTGGAGGAGGCGGACTTCGTGGTGATCCACGACCCACAGCCGGCCCCGCTGCTATCCATGATCCCCCAAAGGAGGGGCAAGTGGATATGGCGGTGCCACATCGATGTGAGCCGCCCCAACCGATCGGTCTGGAACTTCATAAAGGGCCTGGTGGGGCGCTACCATGCCAGCGTCTTCTCCCTGGTGGACTTCGCCCAGCCCCTTCCCCACCCCCAGTACATAATCCCCCCGGGCATAGACCCCTTGAGCTACAAGAACCGGGACCTCTCAGACCAGGAGCTGAATAGGGTCTACGAGGAATTCAACCTGGACCCCACCAGGCCCATAATAACCCAGATCTCCCGCTACGACCGGTTCAAGGACCCGGTGGGGGTCATAAGGGCCTACCGGATGGCCAAGGCCTACCACGAGAACCTCCAGCTGGTCCTGGCGGGGGGGGACGCCACCGACGACCCGGAGGGGGCCTTGGTGCTCAGGGAGACCCTGGAGGCGGCGGGGGATGACCCGGACATCCACGTGCTCTCCCTCCCGTCGGACGCACACCTTACGATCAACGCCCTACAGAGGATCAGCCACGTGATCCTGCAGAAGTCCACACGGGAGGGCTTCGGCCTCACCGTCTCCGAGGGACTGTGGAAGAGGAAGCCGGTCATAGGGGGGGACACGGGGGGCATAAGGCTCCAGGTGATCGACTACCACACGGGCTTCCGGGTCAGATCCCCCGAGGGTGCGGCGCTGAGGATCCGCCAGCTGCTCCAGGACCCCAGGATGATGAGGTCAATGGGGGAGGCGGGACACTCCCACGTGAGGGACCACTTCCTCATAACCCGGCAGCTCAGGAACCTGATGACCACCCTGGCTTGCCTCCAGATGGAGGAAACGGGGGTGACCGCTTGA
- a CDS encoding DUF5752 family protein, whose product MTVEPMEPFRFHSCEMAIVSTGLVARTLSELRDCVRRAPEGSLHTHFWGWKMRPQLGEREYTNDLANWVASTLRDRGMAEKLSALSPKDFEDLDSLREEIISVLDRRLEGDDAMAWSRASHPFFFTDSRMLVFDTGQTASTLKEFREAIRTIDTNSIFYHVIDAVRRTPGHEDDFSAWLSGFGELTANLRARLRRIDTALLTLGEIREKINSAIRKSLPWEGDEQ is encoded by the coding sequence ATGACCGTTGAACCGATGGAGCCCTTCCGCTTCCACAGTTGCGAGATGGCCATAGTGAGCACCGGTCTGGTGGCCAGGACCCTGTCGGAGCTCCGGGACTGCGTCCGGCGGGCCCCGGAGGGGAGCCTTCACACCCACTTCTGGGGCTGGAAGATGAGGCCCCAACTGGGTGAGAGGGAGTACACCAACGACCTAGCCAACTGGGTGGCCTCCACCCTGAGGGACCGGGGTATGGCGGAGAAGCTGAGCGCCCTGTCACCCAAGGACTTCGAGGATCTGGACTCCCTGAGGGAGGAGATAATCTCCGTCCTGGACCGGCGGCTCGAGGGGGACGACGCCATGGCCTGGTCCAGGGCATCGCACCCCTTCTTCTTCACCGACTCCAGGATGCTGGTCTTCGACACCGGGCAGACCGCCTCCACGCTGAAGGAGTTCCGAGAGGCCATAAGGACCATAGACACCAACAGCATCTTCTACCACGTGATCGACGCGGTCCGCAGGACCCCGGGACATGAGGACGACTTCTCCGCCTGGCTCTCCGGATTCGGGGAGCTGACCGCCAACTTGAGGGCAAGGCTCCGCCGGATCGACACCGCGCTCCTTACCCTGGGGGAGATCCGGGAGAAGATCAACTCCGCCATCCGGAAGTCCCTGCCCTGGGAGGGGGATGAGCAATGA
- a CDS encoding DUF3870 domain-containing protein: MGENTVFLAAYARLPQDIAAYGLYKSVGVYAEVEVDTGVIIEADVSFYSQVSINMIRAILKGKNIVLDREVILKAFESRYWGGGRKAVITAVKRLFERYDEVMEQLERDPIPDLTDEYRL, encoded by the coding sequence ATGGGGGAGAACACCGTTTTCCTGGCCGCCTACGCGAGGCTGCCCCAGGACATAGCGGCCTATGGGCTCTACAAGAGCGTGGGGGTCTATGCGGAGGTGGAGGTGGATACGGGGGTGATAATCGAGGCGGACGTTTCGTTTTACTCCCAAGTGTCCATAAACATGATAAGGGCCATCCTGAAGGGGAAGAACATCGTTCTCGACCGGGAGGTCATACTGAAGGCCTTCGAGAGTCGCTACTGGGGGGGCGGACGCAAGGCGGTGATCACCGCGGTTAAGCGCCTGTTCGAGCGGTACGACGAGGTGATGGAGCAGCTCGAGAGGGACCCTATTCCGGACCTCACCGACGAGTACCGTCTGTGA
- a CDS encoding YidE/YbjL duplication yields the protein MTLTAMLGVLIGKVKLGRFSLETSGALFVGLVVGAVGYSVPEAFFNFTLTLFVVAVGLLASGDMLNVIRRYGLKFAFLGGFITFVGALVTYVLALMFRGGASPHLIGGTYTGALTSSPGLAAALEATNNNPDVTVGHSIAYPFGVLAVILFVQLIPMVFRIDVDREREEFKATLAAMRDGQGEAGGGYKNAFSMVAFGLCIVAGYLLGGIKVPLGGKLSISLGATGGGLIAALVLGSMIKSGPFDMRMDPKVLGAVRSLGLSYFLAIVGINAGAEVVEVLKVHGVLLVLIGFFAALAAEVAAFLLARYGWRMNWILIAGAICGGMTSTPGLGAAIDATKTEDVAVGYGATYPVALLGMVIFTSMLHMLLE from the coding sequence ATGACGTTGACGGCCATGTTGGGGGTTCTCATCGGGAAGGTCAAGCTGGGGCGTTTCAGCCTGGAGACCTCTGGGGCCCTCTTTGTTGGTCTGGTGGTGGGTGCCGTGGGCTACTCGGTGCCGGAGGCGTTCTTCAACTTCACGTTGACCCTCTTTGTGGTGGCGGTGGGGCTCCTGGCTTCGGGGGACATGCTGAACGTCATAAGGCGGTACGGTCTGAAGTTTGCCTTTCTCGGTGGGTTCATCACCTTTGTCGGAGCCCTGGTTACATATGTTCTGGCTTTGATGTTCCGTGGAGGGGCCAGCCCGCACCTCATAGGGGGTACCTACACCGGGGCTCTGACCAGCTCTCCTGGGCTTGCGGCGGCGTTGGAGGCCACCAACAACAATCCGGACGTGACGGTGGGGCACAGCATAGCCTATCCATTTGGTGTTTTGGCGGTTATACTCTTCGTCCAACTGATCCCCATGGTATTCAGGATCGACGTGGACCGGGAGAGGGAGGAGTTCAAGGCCACCCTGGCGGCCATGAGGGACGGCCAGGGTGAGGCAGGTGGGGGTTACAAGAACGCCTTCTCCATGGTGGCCTTTGGTCTGTGCATCGTGGCGGGTTACCTTCTGGGAGGCATCAAGGTGCCCCTGGGGGGCAAGCTCTCCATAAGCCTTGGCGCCACCGGCGGCGGTCTCATCGCGGCCCTGGTCCTTGGGTCCATGATAAAGTCCGGTCCGTTTGACATGCGGATGGACCCGAAGGTGCTCGGGGCGGTGAGATCCCTTGGGCTGTCCTACTTCCTGGCGATAGTGGGGATCAACGCCGGCGCCGAGGTGGTGGAGGTCTTGAAAGTTCACGGGGTTCTCCTGGTGCTGATAGGTTTCTTCGCCGCCTTGGCGGCGGAGGTGGCGGCGTTCCTGTTGGCCCGTTACGGTTGGAGGATGAACTGGATACTTATAGCGGGAGCCATATGCGGTGGGATGACCAGCACACCAGGTCTTGGAGCCGCCATAGATGCCACCAAGACCGAGGACGTGGCGGTGGGGTACGGGGCCACCTATCCCGTGGCGCTGCTGGGCATGGTGATCTTCACCTCGATGCTCCACATGTTGCTTGAGTGA
- a CDS encoding acetyl-CoA hydrolase/transferase family protein yields MKTVALDIRDRVRCESLRSLIMDPHEAAKLINDGDVIGASGFTPSGYPKEVPMAIARRKLETGSPSNLTLWCGASVGPELDGELTASGALARRFPYQTDDRLRKAINEGTVLFQDIHLSHGTQNLRYGFYGKMDVAIVEAVAINQDGSIVPSTSVGNSPTFVKMAEKVIVEVNVTQPMSLEGVHDIYIPGDPPSREPIPIASVSDRIGTPFIPCDPSKIVAIVPSDVPDKQRPLAAVDEVSARMARNLLDFLDVEVKAQRLPRDLFPLQSGVGEVANAVLAGFLEWPSENLRMYTEVIQDSMLDLIDAGKVSFASGTSFTPSPEGARRMYANMDLYRQRVILRPQEISNHPEVIRRLGVIAMNTAVEVDVYGHVNSTMALGSKMINGIGGSGDFARNGYLTVFLTPSTAKGGSISRIVPFCSHVDHTEHDVDVVVTEWGVADLRGLTPRERSVEIVGKCAHPDYRSALMDYIRRAQANGGHEPHDLKEAFSFHLRLIRNGSMLPVGGVRES; encoded by the coding sequence ATGAAGACCGTTGCGTTGGATATAAGGGACAGGGTTAGGTGCGAGTCCCTTCGTTCGTTGATAATGGACCCCCACGAGGCGGCCAAGCTGATCAACGATGGGGATGTGATAGGTGCCAGCGGGTTCACCCCCTCGGGGTACCCCAAGGAGGTGCCCATGGCCATAGCCAGGAGGAAGCTCGAGACCGGCAGCCCCTCTAACCTTACCCTCTGGTGCGGTGCCTCGGTGGGGCCCGAGCTGGACGGGGAACTCACCGCCTCCGGGGCCCTGGCCCGGCGCTTCCCCTATCAGACCGACGACCGTTTGCGGAAGGCCATAAACGAGGGGACGGTGCTCTTCCAGGACATACATCTCTCTCACGGCACCCAGAACCTTCGCTACGGCTTCTACGGCAAGATGGACGTGGCCATAGTGGAGGCGGTGGCCATCAACCAGGACGGAAGCATAGTGCCCTCCACGTCGGTGGGGAACAGCCCCACCTTCGTGAAGATGGCGGAGAAGGTTATCGTGGAGGTGAACGTCACCCAGCCCATGTCCCTGGAGGGGGTTCACGACATCTACATCCCCGGGGACCCGCCAAGCCGTGAGCCCATCCCCATAGCGTCCGTTTCGGACCGTATAGGGACCCCCTTCATCCCCTGTGATCCCTCCAAGATAGTGGCCATAGTGCCCTCGGACGTGCCGGACAAGCAACGGCCCTTGGCGGCGGTGGATGAGGTAAGTGCCCGTATGGCTCGCAACCTGCTGGACTTCCTGGACGTGGAGGTGAAGGCCCAGCGGCTCCCCAGGGACCTGTTCCCCCTCCAGTCCGGGGTTGGGGAGGTGGCCAATGCGGTCCTGGCGGGTTTCCTGGAGTGGCCCAGTGAGAACCTGAGGATGTACACCGAGGTGATCCAGGACTCCATGTTGGACCTCATAGATGCGGGCAAGGTCTCCTTTGCCTCCGGCACCTCTTTCACCCCCAGCCCGGAGGGGGCCCGGCGCATGTACGCCAACATGGACCTCTATCGGCAGAGGGTGATCTTAAGACCCCAGGAGATAAGCAATCACCCGGAGGTGATCCGGCGCCTGGGGGTCATAGCCATGAACACCGCGGTCGAGGTGGACGTATACGGTCACGTGAACTCCACCATGGCCCTGGGGTCCAAGATGATAAATGGCATAGGTGGATCCGGGGACTTCGCCAGGAACGGTTACCTCACTGTGTTCCTCACCCCCTCCACCGCGAAGGGTGGGAGCATATCCCGCATAGTTCCCTTCTGTTCCCACGTGGACCACACGGAGCACGACGTGGACGTGGTGGTCACCGAGTGGGGTGTGGCGGACCTCAGGGGGCTGACCCCCAGGGAGAGGAGCGTTGAGATAGTGGGCAAGTGCGCCCATCCGGACTACCGGTCGGCCCTGATGGACTACATAAGACGGGCCCAGGCCAATGGAGGACATGAGCCCCACGACCTCAAGGAGGCCTTCTCGTTTCACCTAAGACTTATCAGGAACGGGAGCATGCTCCCGGTCGGGGGGGTGAGGGAATCTTAG
- a CDS encoding fumarate hydratase codes for MPRLIDSDELSRLVRDLALKANFVLPRDVRDVLSSALELERVELARSALEDLVLNFQMAETEKMPICQDCGLAVVFVDWGQEVLLTGGSLQEAVDLGIRDAYVEGYLRKSVVYDPVYDRRNSFDNTPAVIHLRMVPGDRVEVTVAPKGMGSENMSAIRMLKPADGEEGVLRFIEEVVSSAGPNSCPPVVVGVAVGGNFETAPLWAKRSLLRPMGQRNPDPRYARLEEEALRRINRLGIGAGGYGGLVTALDVRIEALPTHIAGMPVAVNLCCHALRHAKGVI; via the coding sequence TTGCCCAGGCTGATAGATTCCGATGAGCTTTCGCGGCTGGTCAGGGACCTGGCCCTTAAGGCCAACTTCGTCCTGCCCCGGGACGTGCGGGATGTCCTGTCCTCGGCGCTGGAGCTGGAGAGAGTAGAGCTTGCCAGGTCCGCACTGGAGGATCTGGTCCTGAACTTCCAGATGGCAGAGACGGAGAAGATGCCAATCTGCCAGGACTGCGGGCTTGCGGTGGTGTTTGTCGATTGGGGGCAGGAGGTGTTGCTCACCGGCGGCAGCCTTCAGGAGGCGGTGGATCTGGGCATAAGGGACGCCTACGTGGAGGGGTACCTGCGCAAGTCGGTGGTGTACGATCCCGTATACGACCGGCGCAACAGCTTCGACAACACGCCGGCGGTGATTCACCTTCGGATGGTTCCCGGAGATCGGGTGGAGGTGACCGTGGCGCCCAAGGGGATGGGCAGCGAGAACATGAGCGCCATCCGGATGCTGAAGCCCGCTGACGGGGAGGAGGGGGTGCTTCGGTTCATCGAGGAGGTGGTGAGCTCCGCGGGCCCCAACTCGTGTCCTCCCGTAGTGGTGGGGGTGGCGGTGGGGGGCAACTTCGAGACCGCCCCCCTCTGGGCCAAGAGGTCCCTGCTCCGTCCCATGGGGCAGAGGAACCCGGATCCCCGGTACGCCCGGCTGGAGGAGGAGGCTCTCCGTAGGATAAACCGCCTGGGCATAGGGGCTGGGGGCTACGGGGGGCTGGTCACCGCCCTGGACGTGAGGATCGAGGCGTTGCCAACCCACATAGCGGGCATGCCGGTGGCGGTCAACCTCTGCTGTCATGCGTTGCGTCACGCCAAGGGGGTGATCTGA
- a CDS encoding FumA C-terminus/TtdB family hydratase beta subunit: MSRIELTTPLGEEVRSLRAGDLVSLSGVVYVARDQAHRRMLEDLDRGSLPFQLEGQVIYYAGPSPTPPGRVIGAMGPTTSGRMDPFTPRLLELGLRGMIGKGRRSKEVLDAMARHGAVYLGATGGAAVLLSRSIRSCEVVAYQDLGPEAILKITVDRMGLVVLGDAHGGDIYASGPAGARKMMDG; the protein is encoded by the coding sequence ATGTCCAGGATAGAGCTCACCACCCCCCTGGGGGAGGAGGTGAGGTCCCTCCGGGCTGGGGACCTGGTGTCTCTCTCCGGGGTGGTCTATGTGGCCCGGGACCAGGCCCACAGGAGGATGTTGGAGGACCTGGATAGGGGGTCCCTCCCGTTCCAGTTGGAGGGGCAGGTGATCTACTACGCGGGGCCATCCCCAACCCCCCCGGGACGGGTGATAGGCGCCATGGGGCCCACCACCAGCGGCCGGATGGATCCCTTCACCCCCAGGCTCCTGGAGCTGGGGCTTCGGGGTATGATAGGAAAGGGTAGGCGCTCTAAAGAGGTGCTGGATGCCATGGCCCGGCACGGGGCGGTCTACCTGGGGGCCACCGGGGGGGCGGCGGTGCTCCTCTCCCGGTCCATAAGATCCTGCGAGGTGGTGGCCTACCAGGATCTGGGGCCCGAGGCGATACTCAAGATCACCGTGGACCGGATGGGACTGGTGGTCCTTGGGGACGCCCACGGGGGGGACATATACGCCTCGGGGCCCGCCGGGGCCCGGAAGATGATGGATGGATGA
- a CDS encoding L-serine ammonia-lyase, iron-sulfur-dependent, subunit alpha, producing MDREVGLASWGDLWALVPHLTQEEEEWILERADQNYRLAQRGVLKPRGRALGYRLWRGSFDEDPIWVVRAMCGAALDFALSDPKAGAVPLRGCVASGVLLTVPLTVICNYLSKDRRALAEAMALGGLVGCYITSRLDGRVGYDLLLGAAAGCAAGLAKLSDGSIKVVERASATAVCLTLGDVGDNCGCLDYLASVLAGQAVVACQMALSGQGFGLSMDEARGMFEHWARGRESQ from the coding sequence GTGGATCGAGAGGTTGGCCTTGCGTCCTGGGGCGATCTATGGGCTCTGGTGCCCCACCTGACCCAAGAGGAGGAGGAGTGGATCCTCGAGAGGGCGGACCAGAACTACCGCCTGGCCCAGCGGGGGGTTTTGAAGCCCCGGGGTAGGGCCCTGGGTTATCGTCTTTGGCGGGGCTCCTTCGACGAGGACCCAATCTGGGTGGTCCGGGCCATGTGCGGCGCCGCCCTTGACTTCGCCCTGTCGGACCCCAAGGCGGGGGCGGTGCCCCTGAGGGGCTGTGTGGCTTCCGGGGTGTTGCTGACGGTGCCCTTGACGGTCATATGCAACTACCTGAGCAAGGACCGGCGGGCGCTGGCGGAGGCCATGGCGCTTGGGGGGCTAGTGGGCTGCTACATCACGTCCCGGCTGGATGGTCGGGTGGGCTACGACCTGCTGCTTGGGGCTGCGGCGGGATGCGCCGCGGGACTAGCCAAGCTTAGCGATGGGTCCATAAAGGTGGTGGAGCGGGCGTCCGCCACGGCGGTGTGCCTCACTCTTGGGGATGTGGGGGACAACTGCGGCTGTCTTGACTACCTGGCGTCGGTCCTGGCGGGGCAGGCGGTGGTGGCCTGTCAGATGGCCCTCTCGGGCCAGGGATTTGGGCTCAGCATGGACGAGGCCAGGGGCATGTTCGAGCATTGGGCGAGGGGAAGGGAGTCCCAGTGA
- a CDS encoding lysophospholipid acyltransferase family protein: MEQPLIYRGLNLVGALFRSLGHRRALELGGSLGELVGRASPRRLEEASRRCSRVLGILPGEAREVVLGAYRHFGMALAELMRFPVMGRDLLDLVEFQDLERLDRALSLGRGAIILSCHMGNWELTAAALALLGYPIRVVAADQRDPRVNQTLVNLRSSCGVVTIGKATDLKGVFRCLEEGGALAVLLDQDAKAKGIVSDFLGFPASTPLGPVKLARKLGCPVVPCRSQRSLSDPTRHSVRFLDPLKGPNGEEFGLDEAGSVGVCNRLLSGWIREVPQQWMWMYDRWASTVPREAWTAA; encoded by the coding sequence ATGGAACAGCCGTTGATTTACCGGGGCCTCAACCTGGTTGGGGCCCTTTTCAGGTCCCTGGGGCACCGGAGGGCCCTTGAGCTAGGGGGGAGTCTCGGCGAGCTGGTGGGCCGGGCCTCCCCAAGGCGCCTTGAGGAGGCCTCCCGCCGATGCTCCCGTGTTCTGGGGATCCTTCCTGGGGAGGCCCGGGAGGTGGTGCTGGGGGCCTACCGGCACTTCGGGATGGCCTTGGCGGAGCTGATGCGCTTCCCCGTGATGGGGAGGGATCTTTTGGACCTGGTGGAGTTTCAGGATCTCGAGAGGCTGGATCGGGCCCTGTCTCTGGGCAGGGGGGCCATAATACTCTCCTGTCACATGGGCAACTGGGAGCTCACCGCCGCCGCCTTGGCCCTTCTGGGCTACCCCATTCGGGTGGTGGCGGCGGATCAGCGGGATCCCCGGGTGAACCAGACGTTGGTGAACCTGAGGTCCAGTTGCGGGGTGGTGACCATCGGTAAGGCCACGGACCTCAAGGGGGTCTTCCGGTGTCTGGAGGAGGGAGGGGCCCTGGCGGTCCTGCTGGACCAGGACGCAAAGGCCAAGGGGATCGTGTCGGACTTCCTGGGCTTCCCCGCCAGCACCCCGTTGGGGCCCGTGAAGCTGGCCCGCAAGCTGGGCTGTCCCGTGGTGCCCTGCAGGTCCCAGAGAAGCCTGTCGGACCCTACCCGTCACTCGGTCCGTTTTCTGGATCCCCTCAAGGGACCAAATGGGGAGGAGTTCGGTCTGGACGAGGCGGGGTCCGTTGGGGTCTGTAACCGTCTCCTGTCCGGCTGGATAAGGGAGGTGCCCCAACAGTGGATGTGGATGTACGACCGATGGGCCAGCACGGTTCCCCGGGAGGCCTGGACTGCGGCATAG
- a CDS encoding chemotaxis protein CheX has translation MSTQVIASLVNAYAGAFVSVSQMMGVEATFLKGEITPGVNAPGSRVAALIGVVGPSVHGTVALMADMAGFSAYVKAMTGGMIEANPEDPMSMSVIGELTNMTSGQALMKVEVPGLDITPPQLMAGENLKAIPTKKADVKSFTLPFDVGPEKGRVYLVLSFHE, from the coding sequence ATGTCCACTCAGGTTATAGCGTCCCTGGTAAACGCCTACGCGGGGGCCTTCGTATCGGTTAGTCAGATGATGGGGGTGGAGGCCACCTTCCTCAAGGGAGAGATAACCCCCGGGGTGAACGCCCCGGGCAGCAGGGTGGCGGCCCTCATAGGGGTGGTGGGGCCCAGCGTTCACGGCACCGTGGCCCTGATGGCGGACATGGCGGGTTTCTCCGCCTACGTGAAGGCCATGACCGGTGGCATGATCGAGGCCAACCCGGAGGATCCCATGTCCATGAGCGTCATAGGGGAGCTGACCAACATGACCAGCGGCCAGGCGCTCATGAAGGTGGAGGTGCCCGGGCTGGACATAACCCCTCCGCAGCTCATGGCGGGGGAGAACCTGAAGGCGATACCCACCAAGAAGGCGGACGTGAAGAGCTTCACCCTCCCCTTCGATGTGGGACCCGAGAAGGGAAGGGTATACCTGGTCCTCTCCTTCCACGAGTGA